In Pedobacter heparinus DSM 2366, the following are encoded in one genomic region:
- a CDS encoding AMP nucleosidase → MNEEKDVKKEEQKRGKVKKIKEVESPVKAGLKSKADIVQNWLPRYTGRPLADFGQYILLTNFSKYVQMFSEWHDNAPVMGLDKPMQSVTADGITIINFGMGSPMAATMMDLLTAISPKAVLFLGKCGGLKKKNQLGDLILPIAAIRGEGTSNDYLPAEVPALPAFALQKAISTTIRDHSRDYWTGTCYTTNRRVWEHDKAFKKYLKTLRAMAVDMETATIFTTGFANKIPTGALLLVSDQPMIPEGVKTTESDSNVTSTYVETHLRIGIDSLKQLINNGLTVKHLHF, encoded by the coding sequence ATGAATGAAGAAAAAGATGTAAAAAAAGAAGAACAAAAGAGAGGAAAAGTAAAGAAGATAAAAGAAGTGGAATCGCCGGTAAAGGCTGGCCTGAAATCAAAGGCTGATATTGTACAAAACTGGCTGCCCAGATATACAGGAAGGCCATTAGCAGATTTTGGCCAGTACATACTGCTCACTAATTTTAGTAAGTATGTACAGATGTTTTCTGAATGGCACGATAATGCACCGGTTATGGGGCTGGATAAACCTATGCAAAGTGTAACAGCTGACGGGATTACCATTATAAATTTTGGTATGGGAAGCCCGATGGCTGCAACCATGATGGACTTGCTGACGGCAATCAGCCCGAAGGCAGTATTGTTTTTGGGTAAATGTGGCGGATTGAAAAAGAAGAACCAGCTAGGCGACCTGATCCTGCCTATTGCGGCGATAAGAGGTGAGGGGACGTCCAATGATTATTTACCTGCTGAAGTACCTGCATTACCTGCGTTTGCTTTACAAAAGGCAATATCAACCACAATACGTGACCATTCGAGGGATTACTGGACTGGAACCTGTTATACCACTAACCGCAGGGTTTGGGAGCACGATAAGGCTTTTAAAAAATACCTGAAAACTTTAAGGGCGATGGCTGTGGACATGGAAACTGCTACCATATTTACCACTGGTTTTGCCAATAAGATACCCACAGGAGCGTTATTACTGGTCTCAGATCAGCCGATGATCCCTGAAGGAGTTAAAACAACGGAAAGCGACAGTAATGTAACTTCCACTTATGTGGAAACACATTTAAGGATAGGCATTGATTCCCTGAAGCAGCTGATCAATAACGGGCTTACAGTTAAGCACCTGCATTTTTAA
- a CDS encoding DNA polymerase/3'-5' exonuclease PolX, with product MENKTIARTLRLLSQLMELHNENPFKIKSIANAAFKVDKLPYPVKGKTIEEISQIDGLGKSISAKVWELLETGSMTELEQILAQTPTGIVEMLGIKGIGPKKIAVIWKDLAIENIGELYYACNENRLIEAKGFGLKTQEEIKKIIEFKMAASGKFLYAQTEILVNKLYADLAIWLNTISGDPLLGIAGAYRRCLEIIEEIELLIGAETLEEIHTKITTFEPLVFEQQTDGNYLANSPFGLKIKLYIVQKSDFYLNWFKLTGNEQHVNEVLALAGSDAFTSEQEIYQKAGLAYVEPELREGLNEIQLAKENKLPILLTDADLKGSLHNHSTWSDGVHTLEEMAVFCKDNLRLEYLGICDHSRSAFYANGLNEQRVYAQHQEIEALNAKLAPFRIFKGIESDILNDGSLDYSDEILKTFDFVVASVHSNLRMDEQKATARLIKAVENPYTTILGHPTGRLLLSRKGYPIDYAKVIDACVANNVVIEINANPLRLDLDWRWHRYALEKGVLLSVNPDAHRKEGFHDMHYGVLIGRKGGLTAKQCLNALSLQDIAQYFGNKK from the coding sequence ATGGAAAATAAAACCATTGCACGCACACTTCGGCTACTTTCTCAATTGATGGAACTACACAATGAGAACCCTTTTAAAATTAAATCTATTGCTAATGCTGCATTTAAAGTAGATAAATTACCGTACCCCGTTAAAGGGAAAACAATTGAAGAAATCTCCCAGATTGATGGTCTTGGAAAAAGTATCTCGGCAAAAGTCTGGGAATTGCTGGAAACAGGTTCAATGACCGAACTGGAGCAAATATTGGCCCAAACACCTACAGGAATTGTCGAAATGCTGGGCATTAAAGGCATAGGACCAAAAAAGATTGCTGTCATCTGGAAAGACCTGGCCATAGAGAATATTGGCGAGTTATATTATGCCTGTAATGAAAACAGGCTGATCGAAGCCAAAGGCTTCGGATTGAAAACACAGGAAGAGATCAAAAAGATCATAGAATTTAAAATGGCTGCCTCGGGCAAATTTCTATACGCCCAGACTGAAATCCTGGTAAACAAGCTATACGCCGACCTGGCTATATGGTTAAATACCATTAGCGGTGATCCCTTACTTGGTATAGCCGGAGCCTATCGCCGCTGCCTGGAAATCATAGAAGAAATTGAATTGCTCATCGGTGCCGAAACCCTGGAAGAAATACATACTAAAATAACCACCTTTGAGCCCCTGGTATTTGAACAGCAAACAGATGGAAATTATTTGGCAAACAGTCCTTTTGGCTTAAAAATAAAACTATATATAGTCCAAAAATCAGATTTTTACCTGAACTGGTTTAAGCTTACCGGTAATGAGCAACACGTAAATGAAGTACTGGCGCTGGCAGGATCAGATGCTTTTACATCGGAACAGGAAATCTACCAAAAAGCTGGTCTTGCTTACGTTGAACCTGAGCTGAGGGAAGGACTGAATGAAATCCAGCTGGCCAAAGAAAATAAACTCCCTATACTCCTTACTGATGCCGATCTGAAAGGCAGCCTGCACAACCACTCTACCTGGAGCGATGGCGTACATACCCTGGAGGAAATGGCTGTTTTTTGTAAGGACAACCTGAGACTGGAATACCTGGGCATCTGTGATCATTCCAGATCCGCCTTTTATGCAAACGGACTAAACGAGCAACGGGTATATGCTCAGCACCAGGAAATCGAAGCTTTAAATGCAAAACTTGCGCCCTTCCGTATTTTTAAGGGTATAGAAAGTGATATCCTGAACGATGGCTCTCTGGATTACAGTGATGAGATCCTCAAAACATTTGATTTTGTAGTAGCCTCTGTACACAGCAATCTCCGCATGGATGAACAGAAAGCCACAGCACGGTTAATTAAAGCCGTAGAAAACCCTTATACTACCATTTTAGGACACCCTACGGGCCGGCTATTGCTTAGCAGAAAGGGTTATCCTATTGATTATGCAAAAGTTATAGACGCCTGCGTGGCCAACAATGTAGTGATTGAGATTAATGCCAATCCATTACGTCTTGACCTCGATTGGCGTTGGCACCGTTATGCCCTGGAGAAAGGTGTATTGCTTTCCGTAAACCCGGATGCACATAGAAAAGAAGGGTTTCATGATATGCACTATGGGGTCTTGATCGGCAGAAAAGGTGGCTTAACTGCAAAACAGTGTTTAAATGCTTTATCCTTGCAAGATATTGCTCAATACTTCGGTAATAAAAAATAG
- a CDS encoding DUF4254 domain-containing protein, with protein MISKLCNRIFGEAIHDYHIHNHIDQPIENPYRISSIEHLLYLKCWIDTAQWHMEDVVRNPEIDPVEGLQWKRRIDASNQERTDVVEYIDSYFLEEYKNIKPNADAKINSESPAWVIDRLSILALKVYHMTEETVRPDATQEHRDLCTQKLNILLNQRADLSNSLDELIQDIENGTKYMKVYKQMKMYNDPNLNPVLYNTNHE; from the coding sequence ATGATTAGTAAGCTTTGCAACAGAATATTCGGAGAGGCAATCCATGATTATCACATCCATAACCATATAGATCAGCCTATAGAAAATCCATATCGCATCAGCTCTATTGAACACCTGCTTTATTTAAAATGTTGGATAGATACCGCTCAATGGCACATGGAAGACGTGGTCCGTAATCCGGAGATCGATCCGGTTGAAGGACTGCAATGGAAAAGACGCATTGATGCTTCTAATCAGGAAAGGACGGATGTAGTAGAATACATAGACAGCTACTTTTTGGAAGAATACAAAAATATAAAGCCAAATGCAGATGCAAAGATCAATTCTGAAAGTCCGGCATGGGTAATAGACCGCTTATCGATCCTTGCTTTAAAAGTATACCACATGACTGAAGAAACCGTCAGACCTGATGCTACCCAGGAACACCGGGACCTTTGTACGCAAAAGCTTAACATTCTGTTAAACCAAAGAGCCGATCTTTCCAATAGCTTAGATGAATTGATACAGGATATTGAAAACGGTACAAAGTATATGAAAGTATACAAACAAATGAAAATGTATAATGACCCCAATCTTAATCCTGTTCTTTACAACACTAACCATGAATGA
- a CDS encoding SixA phosphatase family protein, producing MAKKLLLVRHGKSEWGNAHLADFDRPLNPRGHRNAPEMAARLLQKDLVPHLIVSSPALRAITTAKHFAQAWKKSAEQIKEEASIYEANVKTLLKVINRFNNRYDYIAIFGHNPGFTDLANYLSDTDIYNIPTCGTVLIEFPFDEWELVSHHTGRLLQFDYPKSLNED from the coding sequence ATGGCGAAAAAACTACTATTGGTCAGACACGGTAAATCAGAATGGGGGAATGCACATCTTGCAGACTTTGACAGACCACTAAACCCCAGGGGGCACAGAAATGCACCGGAAATGGCCGCAAGATTACTCCAAAAAGACCTGGTTCCGCACCTCATCGTAAGCAGTCCGGCTTTAAGGGCCATTACCACTGCCAAACATTTTGCACAAGCCTGGAAAAAATCAGCAGAACAAATAAAAGAAGAGGCTTCAATTTATGAAGCAAATGTCAAAACGCTCTTGAAAGTAATCAATAGGTTTAATAACAGGTATGACTATATTGCTATTTTCGGGCATAATCCAGGATTTACAGACCTCGCCAATTACCTCAGTGATACCGATATTTACAACATCCCTACCTGCGGTACTGTATTGATAGAATTCCCTTTCGACGAATGGGAACTGGTAAGCCACCATACCGGCAGGCTGCTCCAGTTCGATTATCCTAAAAGTCTTAACGAAGATTAA
- the sppA gene encoding signal peptide peptidase SppA, giving the protein MREFFKYVFATVVGVVISLALFLVFFVLLIIGIVKTSLKEQKVSVNSNSVLLLNLDQSITERTADDPLSRLPLVGSDEDKSIGFNDVIRALQKAKTDDNIKCVYINVTSPQAGFATMREIRDALIDFKTSKKKIIAYSEVYTQGAYYLASAADKIYLNPEGALEFKGLKSETMFFKGALDKLGIEAQIVRVGNYKSAVEPFFAEKMSDKNREQVTAYLHGLYDTFLEGIAKSRNISTETLYQIADDYKIRQPQDAVAYKMVDELKYKDQIIDELKTLSGKEKKNDLTTISINDYARNVVKDQPTSASQKVAIIYANGDIMGGDGSDHQIGSERISKAIRKARLDTDIKAVVLRVNSPGGSALASDVIWREIVLTKKIKPVIASFGDVAASGGYYIACAADSIFVQPNTITGSIGVFGIIPNFQKLFNDKLGITFDGVKTGKYADIMSVDRPMTAGERLIVQNDVNRVYDSFITRVADGRKRTKAYIDSIGGGRVWVGTDAVRIGLADRTGNFNDAIIAAAKKAKIKDYSIVEYPEMRDPFKSLMDNTTDKIRTYYAKQELGASYPIYQQIKSAVSRSGIQTRMPFEIKIQ; this is encoded by the coding sequence ATGAGAGAATTTTTTAAATATGTTTTTGCTACAGTGGTAGGCGTAGTCATTTCACTGGCCTTATTTTTAGTATTTTTTGTACTATTGATCATCGGAATTGTTAAAACATCCCTAAAGGAACAGAAAGTAAGTGTAAACAGCAATTCTGTACTTTTGCTTAACCTGGACCAAAGCATAACTGAACGCACCGCTGACGATCCTTTGTCAAGATTGCCCCTGGTTGGCTCAGATGAGGATAAAAGCATTGGTTTTAACGATGTGATCCGTGCGTTGCAAAAAGCCAAAACAGACGACAACATTAAATGTGTTTACATCAATGTAACCTCACCTCAGGCGGGTTTTGCTACCATGCGTGAAATCAGGGATGCACTGATTGATTTTAAAACAAGTAAAAAGAAAATCATAGCCTATAGTGAGGTTTACACACAGGGAGCCTATTACCTGGCTTCTGCAGCCGATAAGATTTATTTAAATCCCGAAGGTGCACTGGAGTTTAAAGGCCTGAAATCTGAGACCATGTTTTTTAAAGGTGCACTGGATAAACTTGGCATCGAAGCCCAGATTGTGAGGGTCGGTAATTATAAAAGTGCTGTAGAGCCTTTCTTTGCAGAAAAAATGAGCGACAAAAACCGCGAACAGGTTACGGCCTACCTGCATGGCCTATATGATACTTTTCTGGAAGGGATAGCCAAAAGCCGTAACATCAGCACCGAAACGCTTTACCAGATTGCAGATGATTATAAGATCAGGCAGCCTCAAGACGCTGTTGCCTATAAAATGGTGGATGAGCTGAAATATAAAGACCAGATTATTGATGAACTCAAAACATTAAGTGGAAAAGAGAAAAAAAATGATCTCACAACCATTTCTATTAATGACTATGCCAGAAATGTTGTTAAAGACCAGCCTACTTCCGCAAGCCAGAAAGTAGCCATAATTTACGCCAATGGCGACATCATGGGTGGCGATGGCTCCGATCACCAGATTGGTTCGGAACGGATCTCCAAAGCCATTCGGAAAGCCCGTCTTGATACCGATATCAAAGCTGTTGTTTTAAGGGTAAATTCACCAGGTGGCAGCGCTTTGGCCTCAGATGTGATCTGGAGAGAAATTGTACTCACCAAAAAGATAAAACCTGTTATCGCTTCATTTGGAGATGTAGCAGCCTCTGGAGGCTATTACATTGCATGCGCGGCCGACTCCATATTTGTACAACCCAACACCATAACCGGATCTATTGGCGTATTTGGTATTATTCCTAATTTCCAGAAATTATTTAATGATAAACTTGGAATCACCTTTGATGGTGTTAAAACCGGAAAATATGCAGATATCATGAGTGTGGACAGACCCATGACTGCAGGTGAAAGGCTGATTGTACAAAATGATGTAAACCGGGTATACGATAGTTTTATTACCCGTGTGGCAGATGGGCGTAAAAGAACAAAAGCTTACATAGACAGCATAGGTGGTGGCCGTGTTTGGGTTGGGACTGATGCAGTCAGAATTGGACTGGCCGACAGAACAGGTAACTTTAATGATGCCATAATTGCCGCAGCTAAAAAAGCTAAAATAAAAGATTACAGTATTGTGGAATATCCTGAAATGCGGGATCCCTTTAAATCACTGATGGACAACACAACAGATAAGATAAGAACTTATTATGCCAAACAAGAGCTTGGTGCGAGCTATCCTATCTATCAGCAAATAAAATCAGCTGTATCCAGATCAGGAATCCAGACCAGGATGCCTTTTGAAATTAAAATACAATAA
- a CDS encoding glycosyltransferase family 9 protein: protein MRGKNKILVIRFSAMGDVAMTAPVLKEFMREYPDTELLMLSRSLFQPFFNDIPNLNFYPFEPKQQHKGFLGLIKLFIALRKQKITAVADLHNNLRSRIVSLLFFITGVKTARIDKGRKEKAELTRREQKILRPLKLTIIRYAEVFKTLGFPFGLQNKLTEKRPQTLTPADFPFISFPKTQKWIGVSPFAQHLQKVYPLQKTETVLLALANSGHQLFIFGGSSEEEQIAMEWECKHKNVTSVVRKIKLDDELKLISNLDVMLSMDSSGMHLAALKNIPVVSVWGATHPYIGFLGYGQSIKDAVQADLYCRPCSVYGNVPCYRGDFACMNNLSESVVINTVLNKLSNGEKTTIGQTR from the coding sequence ATGAGGGGCAAAAATAAAATACTGGTCATCCGTTTCTCGGCCATGGGAGATGTAGCCATGACCGCCCCTGTTTTAAAGGAATTTATGCGGGAATATCCGGATACGGAATTGCTGATGCTGAGCCGCAGCTTATTCCAGCCTTTCTTTAATGATATCCCCAATTTAAATTTTTATCCTTTCGAACCCAAACAACAGCACAAAGGCTTTTTGGGGCTCATTAAACTCTTTATAGCACTCCGAAAACAAAAAATAACTGCTGTTGCCGATCTGCACAATAACCTCAGAAGCAGAATAGTAAGCCTGCTCTTTTTTATTACAGGAGTAAAAACAGCCAGGATAGACAAGGGCAGAAAAGAGAAAGCAGAACTTACCCGCAGGGAACAAAAAATACTCAGACCCCTTAAGCTTACAATAATCCGTTATGCAGAAGTATTCAAAACTTTAGGTTTCCCTTTTGGACTGCAAAACAAATTAACTGAAAAAAGGCCTCAAACCTTAACCCCAGCTGACTTTCCCTTTATCTCTTTCCCAAAAACACAAAAATGGATCGGTGTAAGTCCCTTTGCCCAGCACCTGCAAAAAGTGTATCCTCTGCAAAAAACAGAGACCGTACTATTGGCACTGGCCAACTCAGGACACCAGCTTTTCATATTTGGTGGTTCTTCAGAAGAAGAACAGATAGCCATGGAATGGGAATGTAAACATAAAAACGTTACTTCAGTAGTCAGAAAAATCAAACTCGACGATGAGCTAAAGCTCATTTCAAACCTGGATGTGATGTTGAGTATGGACTCTTCCGGCATGCACCTTGCTGCTTTAAAAAATATCCCGGTTGTATCTGTATGGGGTGCCACCCATCCTTACATAGGTTTTTTAGGCTATGGCCAATCCATAAAGGATGCGGTACAAGCAGATCTCTATTGCAGGCCGTGCTCTGTTTATGGAAATGTTCCATGTTACCGCGGCGACTTTGCCTGTATGAACAATTTATCAGAATCGGTTGTTATAAATACTGTACTCAATAAACTCAGCAATGGCGAAAAAACTACTATTGGTCAGACACGGTAA